In Telopea speciosissima isolate NSW1024214 ecotype Mountain lineage chromosome 10, Tspe_v1, whole genome shotgun sequence, the DNA window TGCGCGCTGTGTGGCACACATGTACGCTGGAGAGGAGTTGGATCCCCCAAACATAGGTTCAATGAGCAGCCACAGGGAAGACACATACATAGGTTCTCTGAGTTAGCCATAGGCAGGACACACACAGAAACACAAAGAGCATATATACTAAGGGAAGGAGAACTCTACTTGATTACGTGTGGTGCGTGATTTTTGCGCCCATAGACGACAGAGTCATGTAAAATGACTGCCTTATCCTTAGGGATTTCCAGCTTTTCGTGGGGGCACAACGGTCATATGCGgggataaagaaagaaataaataaataaataaacctcaaatacatcaaaataaaataaaataaaaaaaaataaaaaaaaaataaaaaaaagaagacaggaTAAGGTTTGGACTTTTGAGAGGAATTGGAAgtagaaaaagcaaaaaaaaaaaaaaataaagaactaatTTCTGTGCTTGTAAATTTTGGCATATGGAAGGGAAGGCGCCATGGAAGAGGATAATTGAAGGcatgaaggaaggaaggaagtaCAGTACTTGCTTTTATTCCATTATTGGCTTCCTCTATAGATAGATATTATGTATATATGGATATACAGCCTTGTACACCATTAAAGAATGAAACCCTTCGCTTCTTCCTATTTCCATGAATGGAatggggagagaagagaagcatCACACGTTCACCGCTTTACAGAGGAACATAAGAGAGGAAGCTGacgtggaagaagaagaagaagaagcctcgcCTTCAATAGTACTGCCCAAGACCAACCTCTCATAGTAATcgatagagaagagagaaagtgaGAGCTGAACCTCGTCCCTTGTCCACACCCTACCGTCACCACCACCGCCTCCGCCGCCGCCCAGACTCAAcctagaggaggaggaggagaggcgAGTGAGGAGTGGGCGGAGACAAACCATGTAGAGGCGGCGATACCCACCGAGGGCTAACACCACGGGTCTGACG includes these proteins:
- the LOC122642688 gene encoding F-box protein SNE, producing the protein MAEERETKAQVKVMKFCINDHRDILVEILKRLDGRSLGVAACVCRLWNSFTRHDWLWENICFRYVSPPPYDVRPVVLALGGYRRLYMVCLRPLLTRLSSSSSRLSLGGGGGGGGDGRVWTRDEVQLSLSLFSIDYYERLVLGSTIEGEASSSSSSTSASSLMFLCKAVNV